atctaatcgttaatgtgtatcatataagcgattaagatctaatctaatcgttaatgtgtatcatatacgcgattaagatctaatctaatcgttaagatgtatcatatacgcgattaagatctaatctaatcgttaaggcactaattaattactctactctagcatgcatcacatacacacaaacaattaattaaatttttgattaggtcatagccctactacgatcttctcaagccaatgagaagatcggacggtcaacctagggtcaacagcttcttcaagctcctccctttgaccgtcatgtgttgctcgcaccctcttCGTAACTCCGTATCgaatggaccttccaccgcttcatttttgtacattacaaatttgaaactcgagttacattcgagtctaaaatctatttacaacaagaattaaattagaaaggcacgacgcgcaggtctcgtatcaaatacaacacacacaatcacaaaaaaaatggcacgtaggccatattatgaattacaacatatatttccaatcaaattgggttattTGGGCCATAACcatcacaaaattatacataattctaaattatgtaatttccataagtttctataattttattactattttttttttacaattttatgagttacaacttcccggcggtcccgtttagcggttttctggtgtgatcgcgggacaatgccccttgcggggttcggggcagcaccccttctcgtgaaatgagtctcacaagtgtcccacgacgatctaacagcgccttaatccattgtcccaaaacattttgcacgagaccttgccgtttcggaaggtgtttctcggtagtcgaagcctataagtgtccaaacacttgttgtttCGCctttacgagaaaaatacccataaaatccataaaaataataaaatcacataaacttataaatctataattttcataaaaattaaaataaaacaagtacacgcttcgcacgtggctctgataccactattgggactttcgggccgcaaaaactgctttttgcgttgcggaaaccccgaagtcttaccaccggatccgtgcgaagattaaaataaattcatgtacttgtttctattctagatctactttagatctacatggtagagattttatacctttgatgcgaagcccttctcttatcccgctcgtccaaggttgccggatctcgagagtgtcaagtgaacactcctctatatgtatccacacgaacaacgagatggagaaaagacactagagtgtgctagcactctttgtggctgacggcaatggaggaagagggagagtagagaggaagagatgaggaagaagaaggagtgaatgagcacaattgcattcacttgcaatcaagtggccgaccacttcatggagaggttataaacctccatgggataccaagagtcatggctcttggtctccctcatgaggtgacacacacataagccaaccttgatgatgtggaacatcatcattggcccaccttatgccaGCACACAAATGAtatggcattggtcaagtcaaacttgacctttcatcttccctctcaagtcaagtcaaacttgatctcttatctcccatggttgatcaaatctaatcattggttcaagtcaatttgatttaatgaatctctattcattgaattaaattgactcaatgagtccaagtctaaattagactcatttaacatatgaatcaaattgagtctaactcaattagtttaatttggattactcttaatccaacttggttcagcacatgaacctaatcctcttggttcatcaaatgaacctaatctctatctaattgccctttgtgtgtgaccctataggttcttataacgttggcaatgctcctaaacccatttagaagcataagtaatgagcggtatctagcaacacatcattactacccaagttataagaatgttgagatccaacatcacctttgtgactactaattgtgactctcacaatatatgacaatgtccttctatccttgacatctagattgatcaatgtgaggcatagtccgtgtcatcctctaatcaatctaaatcttgaactccaagtagactcactctaatcaaatgagctcaatatcttatattgactcatttgggcatgaccatgcacttagtggcctcactctatcaagaataatgatgtcactcccgtcatataggagggatagatctcatctacatcactgacatcccttcgcataatttgttacatacccagtaattgcttttatggtccacccagttacgggtgacgtttgatgaagccaaagtatgcaattccttatgtagggaaccatggtgacttcaggtccaaggactaatagtcatactaatagccacatgagaaagtatatgacactcatataacaatccatgatactttctcatggtgggtcattcagtatacattctccaatgcatactcatgtgtcaacttgatatctctatatccatgacttgtgagatcaagtcatcgagttgacctacatgctagtctcatcgcattaacattgtccctaaatgttaatacttgactaggaatgattaagagtagtgttctctatatcatctcactatcgattcaaccaatctatTGATAAagataagaaccctctactcaaggacgatattatacttagttatttggtaccaatacaactaagtataataaccataatgaaatgtctttataaatatatagaaatatgatacatcgagtccatacaataatcatcatatgattggctctagggctctaactaacaattgtaTAGGTGAATAGATTTATCTTGAAATGATCTATCTAGTACGCAGCAAACGGATAACTAGGGCTTCGTCAAAAAACTTAAGAGGGTGAATAGACCCATCAGAAATGTCTATGTAGTCCGCAATAAACGAATGACAGTAAAGACACATCAAATCTATTAATAGTTGGTAACTTACTAAAAGTGACTCTGAGAGGCTAAGAGATGAGGCATTGGATAACCCTAGGCTCATGGACATAAGAGGATGTTAGACAAGGATGATGTGGGGGCATACGCGGCTCATGGACATAGGATAGAGTTTCGACAAGGATGATGCTGAGCCATATGCGGTGTGGGCAGAGATGAGTTACATGACTAATGATTCGCACCACATGCGAGGTGGAGGCACTTGTGGGAGACGATGATTCTACCTTGACCTAGATGACAGTGCTGGATATCTCATATGGAGGGCGAGTAGGCGACCGACACATGATACATAGAGAGAGATGGTACTTGAGTAAACACATGTAAGCTACCATAGTTTCTCTTCTGGATCTGACAGTTCATCAGACATGACATAAGAGGTTCCATGGTTATCTTTGAATGGTTGTTCAcattttgatgatatatatttatctttttataaaaaaaaaaaattctgacgGGACCTCTCTATAAATCTTTGTTACCCTTGGGTGATCAATAACTTAGTTAACATCAACGCCAACTTATCGATAGCTTGTTCATCGCATCAAAGTCATTTTTCAACTTGGTTAATTAATACAATTTGATCAAAAGTTGACCAGACTAAATCAAATGGAAATTTTACGCCAATTTATTGAATCTTCAAACAAATAATAATCATTCTAACGATCTATCAAACACCCTCTAAAGCCCTACAATTAAACTTCTTAGATaatcaagtttcaatttttgcgtctttcttaatataattgatatctatctatctatctattatCTCTTTGGATTTCTAACCCCACGTGCAAAGTGCAAAGGGCATTGCAAAAGCATCTCGCAGTGGATAGTTTATCCGCCCAAACACATGCCACAACTGCCTCAGCTTTGAAGCATCAGTGCCGACATCATTATATATTATGAAAACACTAGTTCATTCAGAAAATGAATATGTTTTTGCTCCTATAATTTTATAAcaacttatgaaaaaaaaaaagtcttaCCGCACTTCAATCCTTCCTTCCATGTTCCATGCATAATATCTTTTAGGTCCCCTACTCACTCAGAACACTCATAAAGATGGAAAGAAAAATGGTTGTAGTGTATTATGAATATCCATTCATAATAGAGATCATAAAGTAAACTCCATGTCATCTTATTATGTCTCACGAGGCCTAAGAAAAGGTCAAGTAAGTTGTAAATGGAGTCCAAATTAGTAGGATAGTATATATTGACACTGAAAGATCGACTTTCCAAATATTGGTTCCTATTAGAATCTGAActctaatatttttaatttgttccttttgtgtgttttacCACCGCACCTTTTTGTTTTTATCTCTACATTATTAACATGTGGCATGCACATCATGTCTAAGATGATGTTGAGACCAATTGATAATTATTATTGTCCTAACTAGTTGATATGTTTATTTGCCTCCTTGCTTTCCTCAAGTACCCCACATTTTTCATGCGAATAACGTTTTCATTAGTCATAATATGAATATCAACCAATTTCAATAATCATATCAATTTGTTCATAATGAACATTTCAATGAAATCGATCCATCAAGACCCAAAGGGAAACATCAAAATGGAGACAAGCAAGTAGAATgattgaaaaaggaaaagaaaaaacaaacacTTGTTCACACTCAGATGCAACCTTAACCACTAATTGATCAATGGTCAGGACTAATAACTCTTAAATAATCTATACTAGTTTTGTGTCAATTTTAAGATAAATTATATGAATTCTTCTTCATTgaaggggaaaaaaaaacaattgatccTTTGAATCTTACTAAGCCATGTCACATGTGTGTGACATCACTTATGCAAAAGAAAACTCTTATGGATTGACTAAGCCAAGTTTCATATGATATTGAAAGCATTTACTCATAGGAATTGCACGATGTTCTTGTAACTTTCAAGTATCGATCTCATCCTGTACATATTGAAGATTTAATCGAAAGCAAGGAATTATAGGCGTGGAGCATCCAAAGTCAACGGCGTCCCTCGGGTCAACCCTCGCCGGCGCCGGATGACCACCTGGACGCGTCTGACTCAGCTGGCGGCGGCTCCTCCGCGAGGGCCCAGGCGTCCCCTCCGGCGCCCGGCGCCGACGGGGACGTCCCGGAGGGTGCCGCCGGCGGTCCAGTAGCGGTGGCAGGTCCTGCATAAGTGGCGCGGCTGGTTGACGTTGTAGTTGTTGAAGTAGCAGAACTTGGTGTCTCTGCTCTTGCACCTCGGGCACGGCAGCGCCTCCATCCGCTCCGGTAGCTGCGGCggcgcctcctcctccttctcgccCTCCTTGGCTCGCCCGTCCCCCTTCTGGATCACCGTCCCGAAAAGCTTGAAACTTGTGCCCTCCTCCTCCGCCATCTCGCGCCCGTGCGCCAGCGAGAGGGACATGCGGTGTTTGTCGAAATGCCAATTGGAACGAGAACAAGGAGAGACGGAGACAACGCAGAGCGGAGCCATTATATATAAAGACTTGAGAGATCAAATCAATCACTCTGCACCttttacaaattaatttaatagCAGTATGAGAACTTCTGTTTTCACAAAGAAAACAGACAATTTGTATCCATCAAGAAGCTTTTGAGCACTGGTCTGAAAACTGAAGAGAGGTTTTGAAATGTGGAATGAGGGAATTGATTGAAGTCATCAATATCTGGTCCTTTCAACTTGTGTTTTTAATAATTGCGGGGAAGTCTGTCAACTATAGCGGGCAAGTGATCCTCCAACTCCATTGTTGTTACATTCTACCAACAATTTACTGTCAGGAATTTGTAACTCAGTTGTCTCTACGCAACTGAGGATGTTTCAAGctcaataaataaaatgaaaatgaatttgaCATCAGGTGTTGGAATCTCCTTCTCAGAGATTCCTTTTCCCCTGCCTTATCTTCTTTTCTTTGCTTTGCTTTGCTTTCCTGGCATCAAGAATGAAGAATGGGTCCAAAAGCCATTGTCTTGGTATATTTGTTGCATGAAAGAAATGGttgattaattattaataattaggCAAAAGAAGGGGTCTAATACTTGTATTTGATATCACAATTGCAGCGTGATGATTTGAGGGATccctaaaattgaaaaatatgtatatattatcttttgGAATTTTCCTAGCTTCTAGTGATGACTGAGTTGAGTGTCGTCGCACAGAGAGTGAATGAGATCATTTGACTTATCCAACTTGCTCCAAATGATCGACTCACGAGTTTACTTCTGATAATTTGTCTGAACGACACACTTCTTTCATTTACTTAAAACAAGGTCCACTTGAGACAGACAAATTAATTGATGGCCAACCCTATTAATATCTCTCTAGTGTTCAGCTAACTCATGGACCATATGATATGCATCCTTTACCATTCTTAAAGATTCATAGGAAATCCAAAAGGAAAGAATGAAGGCCTATTGTTGTTTGGTATGCCTTTTAAGTATTTCATTGTTTGCAAATGGATGAAGAAACCAATAGCTCAgggcgaaaaacaaaaaaaaacagaagCTCATTATTTGCAAAATAAGAATGAAACATATCCACAGCTGATAAGATTAAGTTTGCCATCAGCTTGCTTATTTCTTCTTACCTTTCATAATCAGGCAACGATGCCGAAAAGTTTATCGGTCATAATTAAGTTTGCAATGCCTTATTTATGGGATGTAATTAATCTAGTTCATGAATTTAACCAGTGTTCTGCATTCCAGCAGCAATGCCCTTCATGGTCAAGATGAGGGTGTCCTCCAGTCCAGGAGCATACTCGCTGCTCGGGTTGAGCTTCACCAGCTCTGCGGCCGGCTTGGACTCTGTAATCTCCTTCGAGACATGAGGCCTCACATTAACATGGTAAGTCGGGTCCCTGATTCTCTTCAAGGTGTATGCTTGGCAAGCATTCAGTGTCGTGATGTACGCGTCTCGCAGTCGTAACCGCTGCTTCAAGTATGGATTGCCTTCCAACAGATCTTTGTGACCAGCAACCTACACGTGGGAAAACAATGCGGCTCTTCAGACTACAATGACTGATAACATTAGAAACGAAAAGTAGAGCATCTGGAAAGAGAGAAATATAAGAACTAGACAAGGTCTCACAATGACCAAATTAGATATCAATCTCAAGACAAATACATATCTTAGCATATGAATCCAGAAACTTAAAAAAGTGAAAAGGAACTGATGAAGTAATTCAGATTTGCTCCTCGTGAACATAAGTTCCAGGGTATTAAAGCATGATCTTGGTTGCAGAGAAGGAATGATTATAAGAGATATTGGCAAAGATTGTCAGTGCTTGAATGAAACAAGGAGAATTCTTATGCTTGAAAAGCATATAGATGGGAATTAGACTCCAGAACGGTCTATGAAAGAACTTCTCACCTGAAGAAGAAGACGCTTTGTTTCCTCATAGTTGGTTCTGAGTTGCTCCCCAAATTTCCACAATTCTTCAGAAACTAACAATTTATCATACAGGGCAGCTATTCCAGGATCTCCCTTTGCAAAAACCATCTCAACCAAGTCGATGGTGACCCTGAAAAATGGCCATTCATTGTACATCTGCTGAAGAGTTTGAAGATTCTTGATATCCTTTTGCAAGACATGCTTGAATGCTGCACCAAAACCAAGCCATACTGGTAGATGAAAACGTGTTTGTGTCCATGCAAAAATCCAAGGAATTGCACGGAGTGATTCGATGCCACCACTGGGCTTCCGTTTCGATGGCCGGCTCCCAATGTTCATCCTGCCATACTCCAGCTCTGGTGTAGCCTGCCaattataagaatcacattaagGTGTTTTGAAAAGCGAAGAAGACCTGGCAAAAGTATTGAGCAGTCGAGGACACAATCCAGAAGATCAGCGGAAAAAAAACATGGAGATGTGTTAAGTTCATAGGATCTAGGTCTCATTTCTCCAATAAGATGCAAATACATTAACAACAAACGCACAGGGAGTCCTGACTATTTGTGGTTATCTTCATGGACTTTACCCGGTCATTTGATATCCAGATCTTACAAATCATGACAATCTAGCCTAACAATCATGCATATGTAagcaaatttaaaaatcaaaccaAATGTCTAACAGGTAAATAATGATGTTTGAGAGCTAGGTTACTTACTAGGCGGAAATATTCGACGAAACGTGGTTCATGGAAGACAATAGATCGATATTCCTTGGTAGCTACAACAGCCATTTCGTCCATCAAAGCACGCCACTCTGACTTTGGAGGGATAGGGGGATGCATTCCATGTTCAAGTGTAGCAGCTGTGAAACGTTGCAATGTCCTGAAGCACAAATGTTCCTCTCCAAAAGACTGCTCAATAACTTCACCTTGAACTGTAACTCGAAGAGATCCATGAACCGTATCTGGTGGCTGAGACAGGATAGCCAGATGAGTAGGACCTCCACCTCTTCCAACAGTGCCACCTCGCCCATGAAACATGGTCAGTTTCACTCCATGCTCATTAGCAacttttatgagctcctcttgagctTTATATAACTGCCAAGCTGCAGAAAATCGCCCAGCGTCCTTCCCGGAATCTGAATACCCAATCATAACTTCCTGCTTCCCATTAATCCTGTTCCTGTACCAATCTATTGAGAAAAGTCGTGCTAAAGCAGAAGGTGCAGCCTCAAGATCTGCAAGTTTTTCAAACAGCGGGACAACTCGTAATGGAAATTTCACATGACATTCACGTTGCAACAGCTCAACTGCCAAGACATCTGATGGAGCAGTTGCCATTGATATGATATAAGCCCCAAAGTTGTCTGAAGGAAGTTCTGCTATGACATGGAAAGTGTCCAAAACATCAGCAACTTCATCCGTTTTCGGTAGGTCAGGACCAAACAAAGGtcgttttccattaagttcatatAACAGCCATTCTTGGCGTTGCTCCTCAGGCCAATCACGGTAGGATCCAATTCCCAAGTGCTTAGTAATGGCATCAACAACATCAGTGTGCCTATCGGATTCTTGCCTAATATCAAGTCTGACAAGGGATAGACCGAAGGTTGACACTTGACGTAAAAAGTCAAGA
This genomic stretch from Zingiber officinale cultivar Zhangliang chromosome 7A, Zo_v1.1, whole genome shotgun sequence harbors:
- the LOC121999966 gene encoding dof zinc finger protein DOF1.5-like, which produces MAPLCVVSVSPCSRSNWHFDKHRMSLSLAHGREMAEEEGTSFKLFGTVIQKGDGRAKEGEKEEEAPPQLPERMEALPCPRCKSRDTKFCYFNNYNVNQPRHLCRTCHRYWTAGGTLRDVPVGAGRRRGRLGPRGGAAAS
- the LOC122001100 gene encoding phosphoenolpyruvate carboxylase 2-like, giving the protein MTKLEKMSSIDAHMRLLAPAKVSEDDKLVEYDALLLDRFLDILQDLHGEGIRETVQDLYELSAEYEEKQESEKLLELGKVLTSLDAGDTIVVTKSFSHMLNLANLAEEVQIAYRRRTKLKKGDFADENSAITESDIEETLKRLVVQLNKSKEEVFDALKNQTVDLVLTAHPTQSVRRSLLQKHARIRNCLTQLNAIDITPDDKQELDEALQREIQAAFRTDEIRRTPPTPQDEMRAGMSYFHETIWKGVPKFLRRVDTALKNIGINERVPYNAPIIQFSSWMGGDRDGNPRVTPEVTRDVCLLARMMAANLYYSQIEDLMFELSMWRCNTELRVRADVLHQSSKKDAKHYIEFWKQVPPNEPYRVILSDVRDKLYNTRERSRHLLSNGYSDIPEEATYTNIEQFLEPLELCYHSLCDCGDRAIADGSLLDFLRQVSTFGLSLVRLDIRQESDRHTDVVDAITKHLGIGSYRDWPEEQRQEWLLYELNGKRPLFGPDLPKTDEVADVLDTFHVIAELPSDNFGAYIISMATAPSDVLAVELLQRECHVKFPLRVVPLFEKLADLEAAPSALARLFSIDWYRNRINGKQEVMIGYSDSGKDAGRFSAAWQLYKAQEELIKVANEHGVKLTMFHGRGGTVGRGGGPTHLAILSQPPDTVHGSLRVTVQGEVIEQSFGEEHLCFRTLQRFTAATLEHGMHPPIPPKSEWRALMDEMAVVATKEYRSIVFHEPRFVEYFRLATPELEYGRMNIGSRPSKRKPSGGIESLRAIPWIFAWTQTRFHLPVWLGFGAAFKHVLQKDIKNLQTLQQMYNEWPFFRVTIDLVEMVFAKGDPGIAALYDKLLVSEELWKFGEQLRTNYEETKRLLLQVAGHKDLLEGNPYLKQRLRLRDAYITTLNACQAYTLKRIRDPTYHVNVRPHVSKEITESKPAAELVKLNPSSEYAPGLEDTLILTMKGIAAGMQNTG